The genome window AAAAAATCATGGACACCCTTACTACCCTCCTCATCATCGGTCTCGCCGCACAGGGCATCGCATTCGCCGCAATCGTCCTCGCCCCGCCCCTCTACGCATGGGCGGACAGATGGCTTGACCGCACCCACCACAGCACCGCACACGAACACCGGGACTAACCCTCCCGGCCCTCCCTTTTTTTCCCGCACCCTACACCCGCACCACTGGCACCACAACCCCGCTCTCCTCCGCAAACACCCGCGCCCGCAGCTCCACCCGGTCCAGCATACCCCCGCAGGTCAGAATCAGTGTATCCTCCCCCGTCATCGCCGACAACAAACACTTATCCACCACCCCGTACGTATAATCCGGCAGATACCCCGCATCATGACAGAACCGCTTCGCCCGCGTCCCCATCGCACCCGTCCGCCGCCCCGGACACTCCGCGCACAACTCCGCAAACCGCTCCCGTGTCAGCCCGTCCGTATCCGCCAGAAACACCCTCCCAAGACTCCGCACACCGCCCTCAGCCGCCCCCGCAATCAGCTGCGTCATCTCCGGAATCCCCTTCGGCGGCACCGCCCCCGCAACCAGACCCCGGCGCAACAGCTCCATATACAAATCCAGCAGAACCGGCGGCGTCAGCCGCGCACCCCGCATCAGATCCCGGTCCGTAAACACCGCCGCAGGCGTCCCCTGATGCAAAAGCTCTCCCCCGCCCAGCAGAATCACCTCATCCGCCCACCGGTACGCAAGCTCCACATCATGCGTCGACAACAAAATCGTCGTCCCATCCTCATGCAGCTCATCCAGCAGATCCATAATCTCCACCGCCGTCGCCGGATCCAGCGACGCCGTCGGCTCATCCGCCACCAGAATCTCAGGCCGCATCGCCAGAATCCCCGCAATCGCCACACGCTTCCGCTCCCCGCCCGACAAATGATGCGGCGGCCGCCTCTCATACCCCGTCAGCCCCACCGCAAACAGCGCATCCGCAACCCGCGCACGAACCTCCTCCTCCGGAAGACGCAGATTCGCCGGACCAAACGCCACATCCGCATACACACTCGGCGCAAACACCTGCGCATCCGAATTCTGAAACACCAAACCAACCGCAGACCTCACCCGCCGGAGAGCCGCCCGGTCATACACAACCTCCTCCCCATCCACACGGACACACCCCTTCTCCGGCACCAGCGTCCCGTTACACATCAAAAGAAGCGTCGTCTTCCCGGCACCATTCGGCCCGACAACAGCCACCTTCTTCCCGCGCTCAATCGCAAACGAAACCCCCTTCAGAGAAGGAGGACGGTTCGGATACGAATACCAGATATCATCAAATTCTAACACATAATCGCTCATAATAACCTCCATTCAACAAACAGCAGAACAACCGCCGCAGAAAGAAACACCACAACCGACACCACCGCACGCAGCGTCGCCCGGCTCTCCTCCTCCGGCAGAACCATACACCCGTCATAACAGCGGGAATCCATCGACAGAAAAATAGACTCCCCCCGATCCCAGGTCCGGATAAACAGCATTGATGCCAGCATCGCAAACGAACTGATCCAGCTTCTCAGCGAATAATACCCGCCCCGCATCACCTGCGCATTATGAATACTGATCGCCTCTCCGACAAACACAAAAATATACCGGTAAATCAGCATAGCCAGATCCACAAACTCCTGCGGAAACCGCAGACGCTGCAACACCGCAAACAACGACGTCATCGGCGTCGTCAGCGCCAGAAAATACAAACTGCACATACCGGCAAACGTCCGGGAAAGCACCAGAACCGCAAGCGAAACAGACTCCGTCGTCACCGCAAGATGCATAGGACCAATCACCGCAACATCCAGCAGCACCTCCCCGCCCCCCGTAATCAGCAGAATCACCAGCGCACCCGTCCCCGCAAACATCACCGGAATCATCAGAAGCGACGCATACAGA of Methanocorpusculum vombati contains these proteins:
- a CDS encoding energy-coupling factor ABC transporter ATP-binding protein, whose protein sequence is MSDYVLEFDDIWYSYPNRPPSLKGVSFAIERGKKVAVVGPNGAGKTTLLLMCNGTLVPEKGCVRVDGEEVVYDRAALRRVRSAVGLVFQNSDAQVFAPSVYADVAFGPANLRLPEEEVRARVADALFAVGLTGYERRPPHHLSGGERKRVAIAGILAMRPEILVADEPTASLDPATAVEIMDLLDELHEDGTTILLSTHDVELAYRWADEVILLGGGELLHQGTPAAVFTDRDLMRGARLTPPVLLDLYMELLRRGLVAGAVPPKGIPEMTQLIAGAAEGGVRSLGRVFLADTDGLTRERFAELCAECPGRRTGAMGTRAKRFCHDAGYLPDYTYGVVDKCLLSAMTGEDTLILTCGGMLDRVELRARVFAEESGVVVPVVRV